A single genomic interval of Sporomusaceae bacterium harbors:
- a CDS encoding homoserine O-acetyltransferase: MQTAYPQTFFPGIKYRPYMKFATVATPERPLALVLGGALPEVTVAYETYGALAPDKDNVVLVCHALTGDSHCAAHNDNDEEGWWDLLVGPGRPIDTDRFFVICANVLGGCQGTTGPASPDPATGRPYGASFPEVTIRDMVRVQKRLLEALGINRLSLVIGGSMGGAQALEWAVTYPGFAEAVAALAAPGYASAQAIAYNRVGRQAVMLDPEWRGGDYYGGPGPVQGLALARGVGMITYQSEPSMAAKFARKTRNGQFEIENYLDYQGQCLVQRFDANSYLCLLRALDLYDLGMGHASYRAALARIEARVLVAGVTSDILYPAYQQIELVEILKSLGVRAEYAEVDSPHGHDGFLIDFDLLKPILREFVGTALPVRMPWLSSIFRAPRLAYFGARLVAENYP, translated from the coding sequence ATGCAGACCGCTTACCCGCAGACCTTTTTCCCCGGCATAAAATACCGGCCCTACATGAAATTCGCCACCGTGGCCACCCCCGAGCGGCCGCTCGCGCTCGTACTCGGCGGCGCCCTCCCCGAAGTGACGGTGGCCTACGAAACCTACGGCGCCCTTGCCCCCGACAAAGACAACGTCGTCCTTGTCTGTCACGCCCTCACCGGCGACAGCCACTGCGCCGCCCATAACGACAACGACGAGGAAGGCTGGTGGGACCTCCTCGTAGGCCCCGGCCGCCCCATCGACACCGACCGCTTCTTCGTCATCTGCGCCAACGTCCTCGGCGGCTGTCAGGGCACCACCGGCCCCGCCTCGCCCGACCCGGCCACCGGCCGGCCTTACGGCGCCTCCTTCCCCGAAGTGACCATCCGCGACATGGTCCGGGTCCAGAAACGGCTTCTCGAAGCGCTGGGCATCAACCGCCTTTCGCTGGTCATCGGCGGCTCGATGGGCGGCGCCCAGGCGCTGGAGTGGGCGGTCACCTACCCCGGTTTCGCTGAAGCCGTCGCCGCCCTGGCCGCTCCCGGCTACGCCTCGGCCCAGGCCATCGCCTACAACCGCGTCGGCCGCCAGGCCGTGATGCTCGACCCCGAATGGCGGGGCGGCGACTACTACGGCGGACCCGGCCCCGTCCAGGGCCTGGCGCTCGCCCGCGGCGTCGGCATGATAACCTACCAGAGCGAACCCTCCATGGCCGCCAAATTCGCCCGCAAGACGCGCAACGGGCAGTTCGAGATCGAGAACTACCTCGACTACCAGGGACAGTGCCTGGTGCAGCGCTTCGACGCCAACTCCTACCTCTGCCTGCTCAGGGCCCTCGACCTCTACGACCTGGGGATGGGCCACGCCTCCTACCGGGCGGCCCTGGCCCGCATCGAGGCCAGAGTCCTCGTGGCCGGGGTCACCTCGGACATCCTCTACCCCGCCTACCAACAGATAGAACTCGTCGAAATACTGAAAAGCCTCGGCGTGCGGGCGGAATACGCCGAAGTCGACAGCCCCCACGGCCATGACGGCTTCCTGATCGACTTCGACCTCCTCAAACCCATCCTGCGCGAATTCGTCGGCACCGCCCTGCCGGTGCGAATGCCCTGGCTGTCATCCATCTTCCGCGCTCCGCGGCTGGCCTACTTTGGCGCCCGCCTCGTCGCGGAAAACTACCCCTGA
- a CDS encoding glucosyl-3-phosphoglycerate synthase produces MKTGVPYWPESRTSNANCRIVVRSFADRGSLYDDRDDIVVLTDGWVEGPAAAVLRGGINAGAVLDVLACAGVSQLKVLHLEEKLPQLEDIFLSSVVARAHDMFDNVSINWRREATVFDLIKAVGAEQSMLFFGAPLADSEIMPFYSAIKEVYQGSVTIVRGPFHDLEFAEGDEIYRWVRERTFEAGDFSLPAVMRGGKRKRGHKVAIILPSLNEERTVGQVIETALEVKTAGVADEVILVDSASTDNTVAIAKSYGIPVFLHPEIAPELGSHRGKGEAMFKSAFVTDADILAWVDTDIENITPRFFYGLLGPILTHPDIRFVKGYFTRPVRVEASGLELGGGRVTEILARPWFNTYMPTLSGYIQPLAGTVAICREDMLKMRIPANYGVEVAMLIQAVANAGLWSTCQVNLGEVIHRSKDVAGLSEMAFQILQVLSEFEGGASRENLLRRVYSAQGHFEIGTKRFATVWRDYRK; encoded by the coding sequence ATGAAAACAGGGGTGCCTTATTGGCCCGAGAGCCGGACCTCGAACGCGAACTGCCGGATTGTCGTCCGCAGTTTTGCCGACAGGGGCAGCCTATATGACGACCGCGACGACATCGTCGTCCTCACCGACGGCTGGGTGGAGGGGCCTGCCGCGGCCGTGCTGCGCGGCGGCATCAACGCCGGCGCCGTCCTCGATGTGCTGGCGTGTGCCGGCGTCAGCCAACTCAAGGTGTTGCACCTCGAAGAAAAGCTGCCCCAGCTTGAGGATATATTTCTCTCCTCGGTGGTGGCCCGCGCCCACGACATGTTCGACAACGTCAGCATCAACTGGCGCCGCGAGGCGACGGTGTTCGACCTCATCAAAGCCGTCGGTGCCGAGCAAAGTATGCTGTTCTTCGGCGCGCCGCTGGCCGATTCGGAGATAATGCCCTTCTACAGCGCCATCAAGGAAGTCTACCAGGGCAGTGTGACCATCGTCCGCGGCCCCTTTCACGACCTGGAATTCGCCGAGGGCGACGAAATCTACCGCTGGGTGCGGGAGCGGACCTTCGAGGCCGGCGATTTCTCCCTGCCGGCCGTGATGCGCGGCGGCAAGCGCAAACGCGGCCACAAGGTGGCGATCATCCTCCCCAGCCTCAACGAAGAACGGACAGTCGGCCAGGTCATCGAAACAGCGCTCGAAGTCAAGACCGCCGGCGTGGCCGACGAAGTCATCCTCGTCGACTCCGCCTCGACCGACAACACCGTGGCGATCGCCAAATCCTACGGCATCCCCGTCTTCCTCCATCCCGAGATCGCTCCCGAGCTCGGCAGCCACCGTGGCAAAGGGGAGGCGATGTTCAAAAGCGCCTTCGTCACCGACGCCGACATCCTCGCCTGGGTGGATACCGACATCGAAAACATCACCCCGCGCTTCTTCTACGGCCTGCTCGGCCCCATCCTCACCCACCCCGACATCCGCTTCGTCAAAGGCTACTTCACGCGGCCGGTGCGGGTCGAGGCATCCGGCCTCGAACTCGGCGGCGGCCGGGTGACGGAAATCCTCGCCCGTCCGTGGTTCAACACCTACATGCCGACGCTGTCGGGCTACATCCAGCCGCTCGCCGGCACGGTGGCCATCTGCCGCGAAGACATGCTCAAAATGCGCATCCCCGCCAACTACGGCGTGGAGGTGGCGATGCTCATCCAGGCGGTGGCTAACGCCGGCCTGTGGTCCACCTGCCAGGTCAACCTCGGCGAAGTCATCCACCGGTCCAAGGATGTAGCCGGCCTCAGCGAGATGGCTTTCCAGATTCTCCAGGTGCTGAGCGAATTCGAAGGCGGCGCAAGCCGTGAGAACCTCCTGCGGCGCGTCTACTCCGCCCAGGGGCACTTCGAGATCGGCACCAAGCGATTCGCCACCGTCTGGCGCGACTATCGAAAATAA
- the yqeB gene encoding selenium-dependent molybdenum cofactor biosynthesis protein YqeB, with amino-acid sequence MTALDKENRLIVIKGAGDLATGVAHRLFRSGFAVVMTELPHPTVIRLPVAFAAAVFTGRATVEGVAAVRTEPAEAAAVAGHGLVAVVVDPQGAVVQALKPWAVVDAILAKRNTGTRLSDAPVVVGLGPGFAAGRDVGYVVETARGHYLGRVIEQGEALPDTGVPGLIGGYGSERLLRSPAHGAFRAARAIGDTVAAGESVGHVGGLPVTAVIGGVLRGLIHDGLVVAAGQKIGDIDPRGRREYCFTISDKARAVGGGVLEALLAARAAAERDLHPCFPSLTRF; translated from the coding sequence GTGACCGCTCTGGATAAGGAAAACCGCCTCATCGTCATCAAAGGCGCCGGCGACCTGGCCACCGGCGTCGCCCACCGCCTGTTCCGCAGCGGCTTCGCCGTCGTCATGACCGAACTGCCGCACCCCACCGTCATCCGTCTGCCGGTCGCCTTCGCCGCCGCCGTCTTCACCGGCCGCGCGACCGTCGAAGGAGTGGCCGCCGTCAGGACCGAGCCGGCCGAAGCCGCCGCCGTAGCCGGTCATGGGCTGGTAGCCGTCGTCGTCGACCCGCAGGGCGCGGTCGTGCAGGCGCTCAAGCCGTGGGCGGTGGTCGACGCCATCCTCGCCAAGCGCAACACCGGCACCCGCCTGAGCGACGCGCCGGTTGTCGTCGGCCTCGGGCCGGGATTCGCCGCCGGCCGGGACGTCGGCTATGTCGTCGAGACAGCCCGCGGCCACTACCTCGGCCGCGTGATCGAGCAGGGCGAGGCCCTGCCCGACACCGGCGTGCCGGGGCTCATCGGCGGCTACGGCAGCGAGCGGCTGCTGCGCTCCCCGGCCCACGGCGCCTTCCGCGCGGCGCGGGCTATCGGCGACACCGTCGCCGCCGGCGAGTCGGTCGGCCATGTCGGCGGGCTGCCCGTCACCGCCGTTATCGGCGGCGTCTTGCGCGGCCTCATCCACGACGGCCTGGTCGTCGCCGCCGGCCAGAAGATCGGCGATATCGACCCGCGCGGCCGGCGCGAATACTGCTTTACCATCTCAGACAAAGCGCGGGCGGTCGGCGGCGGCGTCCTAGAGGCGCTGCTTGCCGCCCGCGCCGCCGCCGAACGAGATTTGCATCCGTGTTTTCCATCTCTGACACGCTTCTGA
- a CDS encoding MFS transporter, producing the protein MASVSDRLSNLPLGKFHWRLLVLTMLGWAFDSMDTGIVAFVLAKMIETWGLTSAQIGYIGSIGLVGMACGAALSGWLADMMGRKKLFAATLVVYSAATGLCGLAWSYESLLFFRFLVGFGVGGQLPVAVTLMSEYSPARYRGRMIVLLESAWAIGWLAAAIIAYYIIPQHGWQIAFYIGSLPAILVFFLWRMVPESVLYLVDKGRYQEAHEQVAAIERELGVPVGEPPSAAEIAAPKAKFAFAELWKGQYLRRTVCLWILWFGIVFSYYGIFTWLPSLLVKGGHTLVRSFEFVLWMTLAQIPGYFTAAYLVDRIGRKLTLSSFLAACAVCAYFFGIAKTGAEIIVYGCLLSFFNLGAWGVVYTYSPELYPTHARASGVGFAAAFGRVGGIFAPSVVGWIMTGPDKFALVFTIFTGVLLVTALNVFVLGEETMRKSLDELNR; encoded by the coding sequence ATGGCAAGTGTATCCGACCGGCTAAGCAATCTGCCGCTGGGGAAGTTTCACTGGCGGCTGCTCGTTCTCACCATGCTCGGCTGGGCGTTCGACTCTATGGACACCGGCATCGTCGCCTTCGTTCTGGCGAAAATGATCGAGACCTGGGGTCTCACCTCGGCCCAGATCGGCTACATCGGCAGCATCGGCTTGGTGGGCATGGCCTGCGGGGCTGCGCTGTCGGGCTGGCTGGCCGACATGATGGGGCGCAAGAAGCTCTTCGCGGCGACCCTCGTCGTCTACAGCGCGGCCACCGGCCTGTGCGGCCTGGCCTGGAGCTACGAATCGCTGCTCTTCTTCCGCTTTCTCGTCGGCTTCGGCGTCGGCGGCCAACTGCCGGTGGCCGTCACCCTCATGAGCGAATACTCGCCCGCCCGTTACCGCGGCCGCATGATCGTGCTCCTTGAAAGCGCCTGGGCCATCGGTTGGCTGGCTGCCGCCATAATAGCCTATTATATTATTCCCCAACACGGGTGGCAGATAGCCTTCTATATCGGTTCCCTGCCGGCGATATTGGTCTTCTTTCTGTGGCGGATGGTTCCCGAGTCGGTCCTCTACTTAGTCGACAAAGGCCGTTACCAGGAAGCTCACGAGCAGGTCGCCGCCATCGAGCGCGAACTCGGTGTGCCGGTGGGCGAGCCGCCCAGCGCCGCCGAAATCGCCGCCCCCAAGGCCAAATTCGCCTTCGCCGAACTGTGGAAGGGGCAATATCTGCGCCGTACCGTCTGCCTCTGGATACTGTGGTTCGGCATCGTTTTCTCCTACTACGGCATCTTTACCTGGCTGCCGTCCCTGCTAGTCAAGGGCGGCCACACCCTCGTCCGCTCGTTCGAATTCGTCCTGTGGATGACGCTCGCCCAGATACCCGGCTATTTTACCGCCGCCTACCTCGTCGACCGCATCGGCCGCAAGCTCACCCTGTCCTCCTTCCTGGCCGCCTGCGCCGTGTGCGCCTACTTCTTCGGCATCGCCAAAACGGGCGCCGAGATCATCGTCTACGGCTGCCTGCTGTCCTTCTTCAACCTCGGCGCCTGGGGCGTCGTCTACACATATTCGCCCGAACTCTACCCCACCCACGCCCGCGCCAGCGGCGTCGGCTTCGCGGCCGCCTTCGGCCGCGTCGGCGGCATCTTCGCCCCCAGCGTCGTCGGCTGGATAATGACCGGCCCGGACAAATTCGCCCTCGTATTCACCATCTTCACCGGCGTCTTGCTCGTCACCGCCCTAAACGTCTTCGTCCTTGGCGAAGAAACGATGCGCAAATCGCTCGACGAACTCAACCGCTGA
- a CDS encoding DUF47 family protein, translated as MAFRLKPKEEKFFEFLADHAAIAKKASETMVMAFEEQDRLGEILSEVETLETEADELVEKILKKLHKTFITPFDREDIFALAQKLDDLVDAMKGIVDKMHMYNVGVASPEVRELVSLVHTSITQVVKCINYLGELKKQHLKLEARCNRILALETEGDTLYRREMAKLFREGCDPVEIIKWKEILTSLEDTLDICEDITQLLKRVVLKYA; from the coding sequence GTGGCCTTTCGTCTGAAGCCAAAAGAAGAAAAGTTTTTCGAGTTTCTGGCCGACCACGCCGCGATCGCCAAGAAGGCGAGCGAGACGATGGTGATGGCTTTCGAGGAGCAGGACCGGCTCGGGGAGATCCTGTCCGAAGTGGAAACACTCGAAACCGAAGCCGACGAGCTGGTGGAGAAAATCCTCAAAAAGCTCCATAAAACGTTTATCACCCCCTTCGACCGCGAGGACATCTTCGCTCTCGCCCAGAAACTGGACGACCTTGTCGACGCTATGAAGGGGATCGTCGATAAGATGCACATGTACAATGTCGGCGTCGCCTCGCCCGAGGTCCGCGAACTGGTTTCCCTCGTCCACACCAGCATCACCCAGGTGGTCAAATGCATCAACTACCTGGGCGAGCTGAAGAAGCAGCATCTTAAGCTCGAGGCCCGCTGCAACCGGATATTGGCCCTGGAGACGGAGGGGGATACTCTTTACCGCCGGGAGATGGCCAAGCTTTTCCGCGAGGGCTGCGACCCGGTCGAGATAATCAAGTGGAAGGAAATCCTCACCAGCCTGGAGGATACCCTCGATATCTGCGAAGATATCACCCAGCTTCTGAAAAGGGTAGTGCTGAAATATGCCTGA
- a CDS encoding anion permease, translating to MPDLWLLYAVVIFALAFDYINGFHDTANAIATSVSTRALAPQHAVWLAASLNFLGALFSTGVAKTIGGDIVKSAQMIDQPVIIAALVGAIFWNILTWWLGIPSSSSHALIGGVMGAVIAGRGLEVLKLAGIQKIVLSLVLSPVIALITGYFVMIIMLWIFGRLGPGVLNTGFKRMQFVSASLMSFSHGSNDAQKAMGIITLALLSAGQIPSLEVPTWVKLACAISMGLGTAAGGWKIIKTMGTRIFRMEPINGFAADLNSALVIFGATFFHLPVSTTHVVSGSIMGVGSAKRVTAVRWTTARQMLFAWLLTIPASGITSALTYYLYKVVFL from the coding sequence ATGCCTGATTTGTGGCTGCTGTACGCTGTAGTTATTTTCGCCCTGGCCTTCGATTACATCAACGGCTTCCACGACACCGCCAACGCCATTGCCACGTCGGTATCGACGCGGGCGCTCGCCCCGCAGCACGCAGTGTGGCTGGCCGCCTCCCTTAACTTCCTTGGCGCCCTATTCAGCACCGGGGTCGCCAAAACGATCGGCGGCGATATCGTCAAATCGGCGCAAATGATCGACCAGCCGGTGATCATCGCCGCGCTTGTCGGGGCGATTTTCTGGAATATCCTCACCTGGTGGCTGGGCATCCCGTCAAGCTCGTCCCACGCGCTGATCGGCGGCGTGATGGGCGCGGTCATCGCCGGCCGCGGTTTAGAAGTCCTGAAGCTGGCCGGCATCCAAAAGATCGTCCTCTCCCTCGTCCTTTCGCCCGTTATCGCCCTTATCACTGGTTATTTCGTGATGATCATCATGCTGTGGATTTTCGGACGTCTGGGCCCCGGCGTCCTCAATACCGGCTTCAAACGGATGCAGTTCGTGTCGGCGAGTCTGATGTCATTTTCCCACGGCTCCAACGACGCCCAGAAGGCGATGGGCATCATCACCCTCGCCCTGCTGTCCGCCGGCCAGATCCCCTCCCTGGAGGTGCCCACCTGGGTCAAACTTGCCTGCGCCATATCTATGGGCCTCGGCACGGCCGCCGGCGGCTGGAAGATCATCAAAACTATGGGGACGCGCATTTTCCGCATGGAGCCGATCAACGGCTTTGCCGCCGACCTAAACTCGGCCCTCGTTATTTTCGGCGCCACCTTCTTCCACCTCCCGGTCAGCACGACCCACGTCGTTTCCGGCTCGATAATGGGCGTGGGCTCGGCCAAGCGGGTAACGGCGGTGCGCTGGACTACAGCCCGTCAGATGCTCTTCGCATGGCTGCTCACCATCCCGGCCAGCGGCATAACCAGCGCCCTGACCTATTATCTTTACAAAGTCGTCTTCCTGTAG
- a CDS encoding response regulator transcription factor has protein sequence MRILVVEDDAPLREAVVAVLKEDDYAVDEAGSGDEGLYRARQGVYDLLILDMMLPGMGGLDIVRLLRAGGSRTPIMLLTARDSVADKVAGLDSGADDYLVKPFAVPELLARVKALLRRGGPVGADGELRYGGIAANPKAKDAFVAGNPLHLTVKEYELLEFLLLNREQILTREQIFDRVWGFESDTTHGIIDLYIHYLRKKLAPFGRDAVIQTIRGAGFMLKDK, from the coding sequence ATGAGAATCCTGGTGGTGGAAGACGACGCCCCCCTGCGTGAGGCTGTCGTGGCGGTGCTGAAGGAGGACGATTACGCGGTCGACGAGGCGGGCAGCGGCGACGAGGGCCTCTATCGCGCCCGGCAGGGGGTGTACGATCTGCTCATCCTCGATATGATGCTGCCTGGCATGGGCGGGCTGGATATCGTGCGGCTGCTGAGGGCTGGCGGCAGCCGCACGCCGATCATGCTGCTGACCGCCAGGGACAGCGTCGCCGACAAGGTTGCCGGGCTTGATTCGGGCGCCGACGATTATCTGGTGAAACCGTTCGCTGTCCCCGAGCTGCTCGCCAGAGTCAAGGCCCTGTTGCGCCGCGGCGGTCCGGTGGGCGCGGACGGGGAGCTCCGCTACGGCGGCATCGCCGCCAACCCGAAGGCGAAGGACGCTTTCGTGGCCGGCAACCCCCTCCACCTCACCGTCAAGGAGTATGAGCTATTGGAGTTCCTGCTCCTCAACCGCGAACAGATCCTTACCCGCGAGCAGATTTTCGACCGCGTGTGGGGCTTCGAATCAGATACCACCCATGGCATCATCGACCTCTATATCCATTATCTGCGCAAAAAGCTCGCCCCCTTCGGCCGCGACGCGGTCATCCAGACAATCCGCGGGGCGGGTTTCATGCTGAAGGACAAGTAG
- a CDS encoding HAMP domain-containing sensor histidine kinase codes for MFQKTLRKLTILNSLVFFLVLAWFGGSLYGFVAYQLFDEVDDAMRDRLEAFRVAGGRPSMVFSRPVAFDPRIFLFVRDANGRVVNFYPVDNIEAVKGVAAGARPGKPQMQRAGDHIYRSRSVPYQGDGELLARPEGAFAVTDVVAVAIVDTETAMLRRLLVIILTATAAGMLAAVVAGYFLAGRALVPVRSAWEKQQQFVADASHELRTPLTVIKTNAELLLRYPDRTVREESVRITNVVREASRMSRLVAALLTLARADAGQPELAAEEVRLGDLVVTAAEQFRPLAEQKGVALGVAAEDGMTLCADRERIQQLLVILLDNAVKYTPAGGSVSVTCRRQAGQAVLTVADTGVGIAPGDVPQIFDRFFRGDRARSRGEGGAGLGLAIARWIVESHGGKIKAESTVGAGTKISVTLPVK; via the coding sequence ATGTTCCAAAAAACACTCCGCAAGCTGACCATCCTCAATTCGCTCGTGTTTTTCCTCGTTCTGGCGTGGTTCGGCGGCTCGCTGTACGGTTTCGTGGCCTACCAGCTCTTCGACGAAGTGGATGACGCGATGCGCGACAGGCTTGAAGCCTTCCGCGTCGCCGGCGGCCGGCCGAGCATGGTTTTCAGCCGCCCAGTCGCCTTCGACCCGCGGATTTTTCTGTTTGTCCGCGACGCCAACGGCCGGGTCGTCAATTTCTATCCGGTGGATAACATCGAGGCCGTAAAGGGGGTGGCGGCGGGGGCGAGGCCGGGCAAACCGCAGATGCAGCGGGCCGGCGACCATATCTACCGCTCCCGTTCCGTACCTTACCAGGGCGACGGGGAGCTGCTCGCGCGGCCGGAGGGGGCGTTCGCCGTGACAGACGTGGTGGCCGTGGCGATCGTCGACACGGAGACGGCGATGCTGCGGCGGCTGCTGGTGATCATTCTCACCGCTACGGCGGCCGGGATGCTGGCGGCGGTGGTGGCCGGCTATTTCCTGGCCGGGCGGGCCCTGGTGCCGGTGAGGTCGGCGTGGGAAAAACAGCAGCAGTTTGTGGCCGATGCCTCCCATGAGCTGCGGACGCCGCTGACGGTTATCAAAACCAATGCCGAGCTGCTGCTCCGCTACCCTGATCGCACCGTCCGGGAGGAGAGCGTCCGCATCACCAACGTCGTCCGCGAGGCAAGCCGCATGAGCAGGCTGGTAGCCGCGCTGCTGACGCTCGCCAGGGCCGACGCCGGCCAGCCGGAGCTTGCGGCCGAAGAGGTGCGGCTCGGCGACCTTGTGGTCACCGCAGCCGAGCAGTTCCGGCCGCTGGCCGAGCAGAAGGGGGTGGCGCTCGGGGTGGCGGCCGAAGACGGCATGACGCTGTGCGCCGACCGGGAGCGTATCCAGCAGCTGTTAGTCATCCTGCTCGACAATGCCGTGAAGTACACTCCCGCGGGCGGCAGCGTGTCGGTGACCTGCCGCCGCCAGGCGGGGCAGGCCGTCCTGACGGTCGCCGATACCGGCGTCGGGATAGCTCCCGGGGATGTGCCGCAAATCTTCGACCGTTTTTTCCGCGGCGACCGGGCCCGCTCGCGCGGCGAAGGCGGCGCCGGGCTGGGCCTGGCGATCGCCCGCTGGATCGTCGAAAGCCACGGCGGCAAGATAAAAGCCGAGAGCACGGTGGGCGCGGGGACGAAGATCAGCGTGACGCTGCCGGTGAAGTGA
- a CDS encoding TolC family protein: MPSRHTNRSAVALLAAVLLLNAPVAQAASQELTLKDSIAAAVSNNPALKIAGADKDRAAWGVDEAAAGRWPTLSLGSTYSRQPGTSYAPSSEGVNNSLRLNWQLYNGGRTEGLVDQAKEGLKSASLGVAKAEQQVRLDAAAAYFAVLQNGNLVTVNEESVKNLQQHLKTAQAKYNVGLVAKADILRSEVELANAEQNLIKSKNSYELALANLKNVMSVDPASEIVLTDALKYEKYDKSLEDSIAMARAKRPEIAQAEAGVNMASSGVKVAESGNIPSVTFGASKGWSDSALPESGGDWTVSLAANWNVFDAGVTKAKVRQADAGLNKAKEQARQTADAVELEVRQQYLSMQEAEKRLETTEVAIAKAEEDLGIAREKYDAGVGTNIDVIDAQLALAQARTNYYQALYDFNVSKAKLTKAIGLAVE, from the coding sequence ATGCCGTCCCGACACACGAACCGATCCGCCGTCGCCCTGCTCGCCGCCGTTCTGCTGCTGAACGCGCCGGTGGCGCAGGCGGCTTCTCAGGAGCTGACCCTGAAGGACAGCATCGCCGCCGCCGTAAGCAATAACCCCGCCCTCAAGATTGCGGGCGCCGACAAGGACCGGGCCGCCTGGGGCGTGGACGAGGCCGCGGCTGGCCGCTGGCCGACGCTGTCGCTGGGCAGCACTTACAGCCGCCAGCCGGGCACGAGCTACGCTCCGTCCAGCGAAGGGGTGAACAACAGCCTGCGGCTCAACTGGCAGCTTTACAACGGCGGCCGCACCGAAGGGCTCGTCGATCAGGCGAAGGAAGGGCTGAAAAGCGCCTCCCTCGGGGTTGCCAAGGCTGAGCAGCAGGTGCGGCTCGACGCGGCGGCCGCGTACTTCGCCGTGCTGCAGAACGGCAACCTCGTGACCGTCAACGAAGAATCGGTCAAGAACCTGCAGCAGCATCTGAAAACCGCTCAGGCGAAATACAACGTCGGACTGGTGGCCAAGGCCGACATTCTCCGCTCGGAGGTCGAACTGGCCAACGCCGAGCAAAACCTCATCAAGAGCAAAAACAGCTACGAGCTTGCCCTGGCCAACCTGAAGAACGTGATGAGCGTAGACCCGGCCAGCGAGATCGTCCTTACCGACGCGCTGAAGTACGAGAAGTACGACAAATCGCTTGAGGACAGCATCGCCATGGCGCGCGCGAAGCGGCCGGAGATTGCCCAGGCCGAAGCCGGCGTCAATATGGCGTCGAGCGGCGTAAAGGTGGCCGAGAGCGGCAACATTCCGTCCGTGACCTTCGGCGCGTCCAAAGGGTGGAGCGATTCCGCCCTGCCGGAAAGCGGCGGCGATTGGACGGTCAGCCTGGCAGCCAACTGGAACGTGTTCGACGCCGGGGTGACGAAGGCCAAGGTCCGGCAGGCCGACGCCGGCCTGAACAAGGCTAAAGAGCAGGCCCGCCAGACGGCCGACGCCGTCGAGCTTGAGGTCCGCCAGCAGTACCTGTCGATGCAGGAGGCCGAGAAGCGCCTCGAAACGACCGAGGTAGCGATCGCCAAGGCGGAAGAAGACCTCGGCATCGCCCGCGAGAAGTACGACGCCGGCGTAGGCACCAACATCGACGTTATCGACGCCCAACTGGCCCTGGCGCAGGCCCGGACGAACTACTACCAGGCGCTGTACGACTTCAACGTCAGCAAGGCGAAACTGACCAAGGCCATCGGCCTGGCGGTCGAGTAG
- a CDS encoding efflux RND transporter periplasmic adaptor subunit translates to MKAIWQRIVKHNKWILLAIVLAVAVKGGLAWQASSKAKAAPNVQTAAVIRADVTSVVSATGTIKPVNMVDVSSKITGLIKETKVQENDVVKAGQVLVVLDSSRLQAQVTQTRERLANAQANFERNSRLNKIGAVSDQQLDASRMEYKVAQATYDEASSQLDDTVIRAPIDGVVIGKPIPAGQTVAQGLSNPMVILTVADLSKMQIETQVDESDIGKVTVGQKATFTVDAYPGKVFTGVVSSVSQKATVQQNVVYYGVIIDVDAGDRELKPTMTARVSVGVGESKNALTVPLSAIKTNKNQQYVVVMKNGQATNVNVTTGLTSEERVEITGGLTDGDQIVVSQAKPQQQQQRGGMMVR, encoded by the coding sequence ATGAAGGCAATTTGGCAAAGAATCGTCAAACATAATAAATGGATTCTCCTCGCCATCGTTCTGGCGGTCGCCGTCAAGGGCGGACTGGCCTGGCAGGCCAGCAGCAAGGCCAAGGCCGCTCCCAACGTCCAGACGGCGGCGGTGATCAGGGCCGACGTGACCTCGGTGGTGTCGGCCACCGGCACCATCAAGCCGGTGAACATGGTCGACGTAAGCTCGAAGATCACCGGCCTGATCAAGGAAACAAAGGTGCAGGAAAATGACGTCGTCAAGGCCGGCCAGGTGCTGGTCGTCCTCGACAGCAGCCGTCTACAGGCCCAGGTAACCCAGACCCGCGAGCGCCTGGCCAACGCCCAGGCCAATTTTGAACGCAACAGCCGCCTCAACAAGATCGGCGCCGTGTCCGACCAGCAGCTCGACGCCTCCCGCATGGAGTACAAGGTGGCCCAGGCCACTTATGACGAAGCCTCGTCCCAGCTCGACGACACCGTTATCCGCGCCCCGATTGACGGAGTGGTGATCGGCAAGCCCATCCCCGCCGGCCAGACGGTTGCCCAGGGCCTCTCCAACCCGATGGTTATCCTGACGGTGGCCGACCTGTCGAAGATGCAGATCGAGACCCAGGTGGACGAGAGCGACATCGGCAAGGTGACTGTCGGCCAAAAGGCGACCTTCACGGTCGACGCTTATCCGGGCAAGGTGTTCACCGGCGTGGTTTCGAGCGTTTCCCAGAAGGCCACGGTGCAGCAGAATGTCGTCTATTACGGGGTGATTATCGACGTCGACGCCGGCGACCGGGAGCTCAAGCCCACAATGACCGCCAGGGTGTCGGTCGGCGTCGGCGAGAGCAAAAATGCCCTCACCGTGCCCCTGTCGGCTATCAAAACCAACAAAAACCAACAGTATGTGGTCGTTATGAAAAACGGCCAGGCGACTAATGTCAATGTGACCACCGGCCTTACGAGCGAAGAGCGGGTGGAGATAACCGGCGGTCTGACCGACGGCGACCAGATCGTCGTCTCCCAGGCCAAGCCCCAGCAGCAACAGCAGCGGGGCGGCATGATGGTCCGCTGA